A single Verrucomicrobiia bacterium DNA region contains:
- a CDS encoding WYL domain-containing protein has product MVALNPAAGRVETFALSRCRSLTGSGEHFASPAPFDPEAFFKHALGISQAERPWNVRLLFAREVATYIRERVWHPSQRMRERRDGSLELRLETSSRKELRRR; this is encoded by the coding sequence TTGGTTGCCCTTAACCCGGCGGCTGGACGGGTCGAGACCTTCGCCCTCTCGCGCTGCCGCTCCCTCACTGGAAGCGGGGAACACTTCGCGTCGCCCGCGCCATTCGACCCCGAGGCGTTTTTCAAGCACGCTTTGGGCATCAGCCAGGCCGAGCGCCCCTGGAATGTGCGGTTGCTCTTTGCCAGGGAGGTCGCCACGTACATTCGTGAGCGGGTCTGGCACCCCAGCCAGCGAATGCGCGAGCGGCGCGATGGCAGCCTCGAGTTGCGGCTGGAGACCTCAAGCCGCAAGGAACTAAGGCGGCGGTAA